A single window of Methanoregula sp. DNA harbors:
- a CDS encoding type II/IV secretion system ATPase subunit, producing the protein MGTLSVAVNLPFKPEQIAETTDIYGDLESSALYKMLPANAKEYVRTNPHLLEYLSIFPVNTYGIPLFLSELKPDLRTMKSPNLIYPVNEDTFVHILPDPEDVRSFYIPIEPSFLHSVYDLMPAIESRLIELIDGLDNNPLTDGQRAEALRGILKNIAIVKPKNTDIATLVGDDKEKKGIASKITTFLKTDFTAQKTHKKKASTRSIPVTPEGKFILTSEEYRAIEYLLIRDKIDMGALKPFLSDPYIEDVSCDGVGPIFIEHKIFKGLKSVIEFKVSSELDEFVIKIAERIKRPITYRNPVVDSTLPDGSRINIVYGTDISKHGSNFTIRKVNEVPLSILNIIENGGIDYMAAAYLWICIEYGMSVFVSGETASGKTTFLNAITTFIPPENKIVSIEDTPELNLPHRNWVREVALAKGRGESTGTSGEVTMYDLLKAALRQRPNQIIVGEIRGVEGSVAFSAMQTGHPVMSTFHSASVEKLVQRLCGEPINIPKTYVDNLNLIVLTSAVKRPDGQTVRRMTSCNELVGYNPETEGFTFVQMFAWEPLTDTFTWSGKGNSYLLESKIATMLGIPENKKAEIYLEVDRRAKILERLHKAGYARFWDLFHMITKIKKQGLLAIGS; encoded by the coding sequence ATGGGAACGCTCTCTGTCGCAGTCAACCTCCCGTTCAAACCGGAGCAGATTGCAGAAACCACCGACATCTATGGCGATCTCGAGTCAAGCGCACTCTACAAGATGCTCCCGGCAAATGCCAAGGAATACGTCAGGACGAACCCCCACCTCCTTGAATACCTCTCCATCTTTCCCGTCAACACCTATGGCATCCCGCTCTTTTTATCCGAGCTCAAGCCCGATCTCCGCACCATGAAGAGCCCGAACCTCATCTACCCTGTCAACGAGGACACGTTCGTCCACATCCTGCCGGATCCTGAAGACGTGCGCAGCTTCTATATCCCCATCGAACCGTCTTTCCTCCATTCCGTATATGATCTCATGCCGGCAATCGAGTCCCGGCTGATCGAGCTCATCGACGGCCTTGACAATAACCCTTTGACCGACGGGCAGCGGGCGGAAGCGCTCAGGGGGATACTTAAAAATATCGCCATCGTCAAGCCGAAAAATACCGATATCGCAACACTCGTAGGCGACGATAAGGAAAAGAAAGGCATCGCGTCAAAGATCACGACATTCTTAAAGACCGATTTCACCGCACAGAAGACGCACAAGAAGAAAGCGTCAACCCGGAGCATCCCGGTGACCCCGGAGGGCAAATTCATCCTCACGTCCGAGGAGTACCGGGCTATCGAGTACCTGCTTATCCGCGACAAGATCGACATGGGGGCGTTAAAACCGTTCCTCTCCGACCCCTATATCGAGGACGTCTCCTGCGACGGTGTCGGCCCGATCTTCATCGAGCACAAGATCTTCAAGGGGCTCAAATCCGTCATCGAATTCAAGGTTTCGAGCGAGCTCGACGAGTTTGTCATCAAGATCGCCGAACGGATCAAGCGTCCCATCACGTACAGGAATCCTGTCGTCGATTCAACACTCCCGGACGGCTCCCGTATCAATATCGTGTACGGTACGGATATCAGCAAGCACGGGAGCAACTTCACCATCAGGAAAGTCAACGAGGTCCCCCTTTCCATCCTCAATATCATCGAGAACGGCGGCATCGATTACATGGCAGCTGCCTATCTCTGGATCTGCATTGAATACGGGATGTCGGTCTTTGTCTCCGGCGAAACCGCGAGCGGCAAGACCACGTTTTTGAACGCGATCACGACGTTCATCCCGCCCGAGAATAAGATTGTCAGCATCGAGGACACGCCCGAGCTGAACCTCCCCCACCGGAACTGGGTGAGGGAAGTCGCGCTTGCAAAGGGCAGGGGGGAGAGCACGGGGACGAGCGGCGAGGTCACGATGTACGACCTGCTCAAGGCTGCCTTGCGCCAGCGCCCCAACCAGATCATCGTGGGTGAGATCCGGGGTGTCGAGGGGTCAGTTGCATTCAGCGCAATGCAGACCGGCCACCCCGTCATGAGCACGTTCCACTCGGCATCTGTAGAAAAATTAGTCCAGCGTCTCTGCGGGGAACCCATCAACATCCCCAAGACCTACGTGGACAACTTAAATCTCATCGTCCTGACAAGCGCGGTAAAACGGCCAGACGGTCAGACGGTCCGCCGGATGACCAGCTGCAACGAACTTGTCGGGTATAACCCCGAAACCGAAGGGTTCACGTTCGTCCAGATGTTTGCATGGGAACCGCTGACCGACACCTTCACGTGGAGCGGCAAGGGAAATTCCTACCTGCTTGAGAGCAAGATCGCGACCATGCTCGGAATACCCGAGAACAAAAAAGCCGAGATCTATCTGGAGGTAGACCGGCGGGCAAAGATCCTCGAACGGCTGCACAAGGCCGGCTATGCACGGTTCTGGGATCTCTTCCATATGATCACCAAGATCAAGAAGCAGGGGCTGCTTGCCATCGGGTCCTGA